TGATAAATTGCATGAATTGAACCAGGTTTACACTTATCACTCCGATTGCAGTACCCTCTTCCGATCACTGTTATCCCCGGATTTCTTTAATGAATTCTAATGGAGGAAATCCGGGGATAGCATATGCTTCCGAAGGAGCTTTCTTTCAGAAAGCTTTTAGGTGAGCGCTTCGCTTCTTCAGATGGGTTCTGCACTCTTCGTTCTTGTGTAAAAAAGTTAAACTTAAGCAATTTTTATTGGGGTAAAAACGCGTTCGTATATGCTTTGCTCACGTCGACCTGTTCATCCAGCAGTTTTTTGCTAAACATCCAGTCGGTGTAGTTCTGCCACACTTCCTGTTTTTGTTCTCCCCAGCGCGGGGCGTCATCTGTGTACTTCGGACTCAGCCATTTCTGGCTTGCCAGTACCAGGTCCTTATCCAGATCTGGTACAGCCTTGATTAGAATGTTCGCGGCGTCTTCGGGATGATCAATCGCATACTGATATCCTTCCGAAGTAGCCTTCAGGAATGCTTTCACCAGCTCAGGATCGTTCTGAATCGTCTGCTCGTTGGTTACGAGAACAGGCGTGTAGTAATCCAGTGCATCTGAATAATCCTTCACATATAACATGTCGATCGGTTCTCCGCGCAGTTCAGCTTCAATCCCCGTCCAGGCGTAGAAAATCCATGCAAAATCAATATCCCGTTTCACTGCGGTGAAAAAGTCGGCATCACCCATGTTAATGTTTTTTACTTTGGATACATCCGCGCCTTCGCCTTCCATAATGGATTGCATCACCGCTTCTTCTACAGGGGAACCCCAGCCGCCATAGGTTTTGCCTTCAAAATCTTTTGGTGATTTAATATTCCGATCCGCGGGAGCAGCAAACCCGGATGTATTATGCTGAATAACCGCTGCGATGGAGACGAGTGGAACACCTTGTGTGCGGGCTTGAGTTACACTTTCCTGATAACTTACGCCGAACGGCACTTCATTGGATGCAACCATCGTATCTGCGCCACCGGCACCTGGTTGAACAATCTCCACGTTCAAGCCTTCGGCCTTATAAAAACCTTGATCTACAGCCGCATACAAGCCGGTATGATTCGTATTTGGTGTCCAGTCGAGCACGACTTTAATATCCTTCAAGGCAGCCGTGCCACCTTCGTTGCTGCTTTCCGTATTCGTGTTGCCGTTCTGTTCTGCTGGGGCAGCTTCTTTGCCGCCACATGCGGCCACAGTCACCA
The window above is part of the Paenibacillus sp. 1781tsa1 genome. Proteins encoded here:
- a CDS encoding ABC transporter substrate-binding protein; its protein translation is MKWRKTMGLLLLCVLLVTVAACGGKEAAPAEQNGNTNTESSNEGGTAALKDIKVVLDWTPNTNHTGLYAAVDQGFYKAEGLNVEIVQPGAGGADTMVASNEVPFGVSYQESVTQARTQGVPLVSIAAVIQHNTSGFAAPADRNIKSPKDFEGKTYGGWGSPVEEAVMQSIMEGEGADVSKVKNINMGDADFFTAVKRDIDFAWIFYAWTGIEAELRGEPIDMLYVKDYSDALDYYTPVLVTNEQTIQNDPELVKAFLKATSEGYQYAIDHPEDAANILIKAVPDLDKDLVLASQKWLSPKYTDDAPRWGEQKQEVWQNYTDWMFSKKLLDEQVDVSKAYTNAFLPQ